One window of Cuculus canorus isolate bCucCan1 chromosome 10, bCucCan1.pri, whole genome shotgun sequence genomic DNA carries:
- the BRCC3 gene encoding lys-63-specific deubiquitinase BRCC36, producing the protein MAVQAVHLEADAFLVCLNHALSTEKEEVMGLCIGEVDTSRIVHIHSVIILRRSDKRKDRVEISPEQLSAASTEAERLAEMTGRPMRVVGWYHSHPHITVWPSHVDVRTQAMYQMMDQGFVGLIFSCFIEDKNTKTGRILYTCFQSVQAQKSSEYERIEIPIHVVPHETIGKVCLESAVELPKILCQEEQDAYRRIHSLTHLDSVTKIHNGSVFTKNLCSQMSAISGPLLQWLEDRLEQNKQRVQELQQEKEQLLEELAALE; encoded by the exons ATGGCGGTGCAGGCGGTGCATCTGGAGGCAGACGCCTTCCTCGTGTGCCTCAACCACGCGCTGAGCACCGAGAAGGAGGAGGTCATGGGGCTCTGCATCGGCGAG GTTGACACCAGCCGCATCGTCCACATCCATTCCGTGATCATCCTGCGCCGCTCCGATAAGCGGAAGGACCGGGTGGAAATCTCACCAGAGCAGCTTTCGGCGGCTTCTACGGAAGCAGAGA GATTGGCTGAAATGACCGGGCGTCCCATGAGGGTTGTGGGCTGGTATCACTCTCATCCTCACATCACTGTATGGCCGTCACACGTCG atgTCCGCACACAAGCCATGTATCAGATGATGGACCAGGGTTTCGTAGGGCTTATCTTTTCCTGCTTCATTGAGGACAAAAACACAAAG ACAGGTAGGATTCTCTACACCTGTTTCCAGTCTGTTCAGGCCCAGAAGAGCTCAGA ATATGAAAGGATTGAAATTCCTATTCATGTTGTCCCCCATGAAACCATTGGGAAAGTGTGTCTGGAATCAGCTGTAGAGCTGCCAAAGATCCTTTGCCAAGAAGAACAAGATGCCTACAGGAGAATCCACAG CCTCACCCATCTTGACTCCGTAACCAAGATTCATAATGGCTCAG TGTTCACAAAGAACCTCTGCAGCCAGATGTCTGCCATCAGCGGGCCGCTCCTTCAGTGGCTGGAGGACAGACTGGAGCAGAACAAACAGcgggtgcaggagctgcagcaggagaaagagcagCTCCTGGAGGAACTGGCTGCTTTAGAGTGA
- the MTCP1 gene encoding protein p13 MTCP-1 has protein sequence MAEGGHAGTPPVRLWVRRVGVYCDEHRKTWLVAAEEEEGMLRARIQRVQVPLGEALRPSQLPPSRLPHMWQLSQGEQYRDSNSRVWEIEHHLMLGGVEELLLKLVPGD, from the exons ATGGCAGAAGGAGGGCACGCTGGCACTCCTCCTGTCCGGCTGTGGGTACGACGCGTAGGTGTTTACTGCGATGAGCACCGCAAAACGTGGCTTGTGGCTGCGGAAGAG GAGGAAGGTATGCTGAGGGCTCGGATCCAAAGAGTTCAGGTTCCCCTGGGTGAGGCGCTGCGACCCAGCCAGCTCCCCCCATCCCGGCTGCCTCATATGTGGCAGCTGTCCCAGGGTGAGCAGTACAGGGATAGTAACTCTCGCGTTTGGGAGATAGAGCACCATCTCATG CTTGGTGGTGTTGAAGAACTGCTGCTTAAACTCGTGCCTGGTGATTAA
- the CMC4 gene encoding cx9C motif-containing protein 4, whose protein sequence is MSQKDPCQKQACEIQKCLQVNNYVESKCETVLQEMRKCCARYPKGRSICCSGFEKEEREREKVKSTSEGISPRPQ, encoded by the exons ATGTCCCAGAAGGATCCCTGCCAGAAACAAGcctgtgaaatacagaaatgcttgCAAG tgaacaaCTACGTGGAGTCAAAGTGTGAAACTGTGCTTCAGGAAATGCGGAAGTGCTGCGCCCGGTACCCCAAGGGCAGATCCATCTGTTGTTCAGGgtttgagaaagaagaaagagagagagaaaaggttaAGTCGACTTCAGAAGGAATTTCCCCACGACCTCAGTAA